The genomic interval CGGCTATGGTCTTCCAGAGTTATGGACTATTTCCGCACATGAATGTCTCTCAAAATGTAGCTTACGGGCTGAATTTGCGCAAAGTTCCCGCCAAAGAACGCGACGAGAAAGTACAAAAATTTCTTGAAATGGTCGGGCTCGGTCAAATGGGATTACGTCCGCCGTCGAGACTTTCAGGAGGTCAGCAGCAGAGAGTCGCACTTGCAAGAAGTCTTATAGTTGAGCCTTCAGTGTTATTGCTTGACGAGCCATTATCGAATCTTGACGCGCTTTTACGTGAACAGATGAGAGTAGAAATCCGCCGCCTGCAAAAATCTTTAGGAATCACAGCAATGTACGTTACTCATGACAGAGTCGAGGCTATGAGCTTATCGGACAGCATTATAGTAATGAAGAGCGGCCTAATTGAACAGAGAGGCACTCCCAGTGATATTTATAGAGATCCCGTAAATACTTTTGTTGCTGGCTTTGTCGGTAAAGTTGCATTCTTCCCGTGTGAAGTGAAGGGAGTAGATGACTCCTGCCATGTTGAGATTAAGGGCAAAAATTTCAGCGCACCCCGTTGGAATAAAGATTTGAAGTCAGGCGATAAGGCTTTAATAATGGCACGTCCTGAGTCTTTATCGATAAATGAACCCGGCGCGGGCGTTGAAGATGGAGTTGTTACTGCAAATATTTATCTCGGCAACAGCGTAGAGACATGGGTACATACGGATTTAGGAAATGTGCTCGTTCAGATTGACAATCCCGACGTCAAAAAGATATGGGCTGAGGGCGAGAAAGTTTCTTTATCGTTTGATCCTGCGTTGACTAAGATTTTAGCCGACGATTTAGAGAAG from Synergistaceae bacterium carries:
- a CDS encoding ABC transporter ATP-binding protein, with the protein product MKGEKIKLANNNSKSVTLENIKKIFWDPQTKQNVAAVGGVSFKLEPGELVTLLGPSGCGKSTILRMLSGFEQPTSGKIMIGDVDVTNMPPNKRDTAMVFQSYGLFPHMNVSQNVAYGLNLRKVPAKERDEKVQKFLEMVGLGQMGLRPPSRLSGGQQQRVALARSLIVEPSVLLLDEPLSNLDALLREQMRVEIRRLQKSLGITAMYVTHDRVEAMSLSDSIIVMKSGLIEQRGTPSDIYRDPVNTFVAGFVGKVAFFPCEVKGVDDSCHVEIKGKNFSAPRWNKDLKSGDKALIMARPESLSINEPGAGVEDGVVTANIYLGNSVETWVHTDLGNVLVQIDNPDVKKIWAEGEKVSLSFDPALTKILADDLEKN